The region AAACGGCTTAAGGTTAATGAACGAGTGGACTTTATTATTGAGAACATGCGGTTTTATGGGCATGATGGGAAGAAACGTAAGTGTTTAGGATTTTGTGCAAGTAGAGAACATGCGCGCTATATGACAGAGGAGTTTAATAAGCGTGGCATTCCAAGTTCTTATCTATCAGGTGAGGATGATGTGCCAGTTAGACAAGCTCGAATAGCTGAACTTGAAGATGATTGTAATGAATTACAAGTTATTTTTACGGTTGATATTTTTAACGAGGGTGTCGATATACCATCAGTCAATACAGTCTTAATGCTTCGACCTACTAATTCGCCAATTGTTTTTATTCAACAGTTGGGACGTGGGTTAAGAAAATATCAAGATAAATCCTTTTTAACAGTACTCGATTTTATCGGGAATCATACTAAGACATTCTTAATAGCAATTGCTCTTAATGGTAGTCGTTATTATGATAAGGAAAGTCTAAAAATGGCTATATCTACAGGTTTTGCTCATTTACCAGGTGCAACGCATATCCAAATGGATAAAATATCTCAAGAACGTATTTTGGCACAAATTGATCAGGAGAAGTTCACCTCCATGAAGTATTTAAAAGAGGAGTATTTTGAGTTTAAAAAAATGAATAACGGTAGGGTTCCTGACTTATTGATGGATTTCTATAAGTATGATGGAGCACCTGACCCAGTGCGATTCATTGATAAAGAAAAATCCTACTTAAACTTTGTCGCAAAAGTGGAGAAAGATCAGCAGCTACAACAATTACTGGCAAACGAAACATTTGAAAAAGCATTGAAATGGTTGTCCAGCATGCTTCCACTAAAGCGAATCTATGATTTTGTTATATTGAACCACTTGTTTGAACAGCCAGTTGTCACAATTGACGAGGCTGAACAAGAGATACTGAAATGGGTAAAAAACGTGGATAAAGATAGTGTTTATCACGCCATGGAATTCCTGAATCAGAACTTTTTTGATGACACACAGAAAAAGAGAACACCTAAGCTCGCAAATTTAAACGATGAGCGTCTTGTCAGATCCGATTCGTTTGACCAGCTTTTGAAAAACCCAACTTATAAGAAATATTTACACGATGTTATTGAGTATGGTTTGTTTCGCTATGACCTGGAGTTTGGTGAAGAATATTTTGGTGTACCACACTTTAAATTATATGAACAATATCAGATGATGGATGCAGCATTGATGTCAAATTACCGAAAGAGTCATAGTGCATTCCGGGGGTTCAGGGTTACTTGCAAACGGTGATGATTATTTTCTCTATATTGATCTTCATAAAGAAGCAGACATAAAGGAAAGCATTAATTATAATGATAAGATTGTTGACCGAAACCATTTCCAGTGGGAAACCCCGAAGGTGAAGCTCAAGTTATTGCAGAACGTACACCAAGAATTCTATTCGATAGAATGGTAGCTTATCATGTTCAAAATGGATTACCAGTGCCTATCTCTTCAGGAGAATTTCAAGAAGGGGTTTCTCAACGTTTTCCTATGCGTGATGGCATGGCTTTTTTGGAAAATCAAGTAGCAGAATATGACAAAAAAAGGACTCTTATAAAAGAATTTGCACAAATGAGTCTTTTTGTTTCTGATGAAAGTAGTGCTATTGAATGGATTCGTCAACAATTAATGAAGAAGCCTCAAACTCGTCAGGATATTCATCCGAACTTCATGAAGGAACTCCTGCATATTGCGAAACATGAATTATTACCTGAATTAGATGAACTATTGTATCAAAACTTCTTATTTTATGAAGGAAAAGGCCCTGTGCCAGACCAAATCATGGCTTATCTACGGAGGAATTATAAGGATTTAAGAGGTTTAGAGTCGAATGATCCAAAAGTGATTGAAAAAGCCAAAAATCGTTGGTATGTACCTGATTCAACCAAACAAGCTGATTTAGAAAAATTACGTGAAAAATCACTCTTACGTGAATTTGAAGGTTACCTTGAACAACTGGAAGGAAACAAAAAGAAATTGAAACAGTTTCGTACAGAAGCTGTTCGTGCTGGGTTCAAAAAGGCATATAGTGACAAGGATTTTGAAAAGATTGTAAAAGTAGGGGAACGTCTACCGGAGAAAATTATTCAAGAGGATGATAAGTTACTCATGTATTTTGATAATGCATGTATACGCTTAGGGTTATAGAAGGTGATAAAATGCTTGGATGGCGTGAAGCAATAATTGGAAAAATACAGTATCAACAAACCAAATTGATTTTGGTCCATGATTACGATTATTTACTAAGTGATGAACATATATTACGTGAACTTGGAAATCGTGGTTTTGGTATAATTCGGTTTGATGATAGTATGACGTTCCGCTACTTGTATGAGCAACAATACCGTTTGAATTTTTCTTCACCTCAGCTTGTTGTCTATACGAATGAGGATATTGTATTTCCTTATGAATTTCAAAAACGAGCATTAGAGGTAGAATTAGATTTACAGTATATTTTTCCAAAGTTTTCTGCACAAGTTGTTCGACAAATCAATCGGGATGATTTTGATGCCCTGTATGCTGTTCATAATCAGTATACAGGCTCATCTTCAGACCAAGAAACATTGGAATATATCATTAAACGTCTATACAAAATCCCATATGATGTGATGGATTCAGAGGTGGATTTATATAAATCTTTGTTATCCATACATTATAATAATATTGATTTACCCGAGGTAGTACAGGATTTTCTTGTTCATGAATGGCAGCACATACCTGCTTATCACAAAGTTCCCTTGGAAAAAATCGTTGAGTCCCAAACGTTTTTTTATCACTTTATGGAACGAAAGTGGGCTGAGTTCGTTAAAGAATTCATACAAGTTCAACAGACACAAATAAAGGATCCTATTGAAGTTTATCAGAGTCATCCGTTATTGGATGGAGATGTAAGACGATTGCTGAATGATTTATTTATGGAAGGTTTTCTTTCCAAGGTGAAAGTGTCATCGGAATTTATCCCAAATTGGATGCAATTCGGAATTGAAAAGGATGAATATGAAGAAGATGTAGAGATGAAATCGAATCATTTAAGGGAGAAGGTTGATGAATATGTGCAGAATGCTACTCTTTATAAAGATTGGCAAGAAATTAGTGGTCTGATTGGAGAA is a window of Virgibacillus ihumii DNA encoding:
- a CDS encoding DUF3427 domain-containing protein codes for the protein MHSGGSGLLANGDDYFLYIDLHKEADIKESINYNDKIVDRNHFQWETPKVKLKLLQNVHQEFYSIEW
- a CDS encoding DUF3427 domain-containing protein, yielding MRLHDALEDDIVVPFHYFGITDIDEIDLSDVPVHDLDEITKRLKVNERVDFIIENMRFYGHDGKKRKCLGFCASREHARYMTEEFNKRGIPSSYLSGEDDVPVRQARIAELEDDCNELQVIFTVDIFNEGVDIPSVNTVLMLRPTNSPIVFIQQLGRGLRKYQDKSFLTVLDFIGNHTKTFLIAIALNGSRYYDKESLKMAISTGFAHLPGATHIQMDKISQERILAQIDQEKFTSMKYLKEEYFEFKKMNNGRVPDLLMDFYKYDGAPDPVRFIDKEKSYLNFVAKVEKDQQLQQLLANETFEKALKWLSSMLPLKRIYDFVILNHLFEQPVVTIDEAEQEILKWVKNVDKDSVYHAMEFLNQNFFDDTQKKRTPKLANLNDERLVRSDSFDQLLKNPTYKKYLHDVIEYGLFRYDLEFGEEYFGVPHFKLYEQYQMMDAALMSNYRKSHSAFRGFRVTCKR